Genomic DNA from Xyrauchen texanus isolate HMW12.3.18 chromosome 28, RBS_HiC_50CHRs, whole genome shotgun sequence:
TGCGTCATCAAAccttctgaaggcaaacaatagGTTTTAGTGAATCAAACCGATTTCATTTGttagtgaaaatcttgacgtctgttgCGAGTTCATGAGTGCATGAGAAAGGCTCATTCACAGTGGCATGTCTGATCACACGAGAACTTGCTTTATTTTTAGCTTTAATCAACACAAAAGTTCTTgcgacaacacacacacacacaaaaaaagatgaCCCAggatatttataaaaacatttcctTTTCTGTTCAACATTTGAAAGAAGGTCATATAGGTATGGAACAACATAAGCATGAGTAAATTGTGTCAGAATATTCATTATgagcgaactattcctttaaacataagTGGTGAAGTCGACTGAAATCCATTACATTGCATGCAAACATTTAAAGATAaggttatatatatttatacaaattataaattattaaaccACAATTCTGTACTTGACCAAGTTTAAGGGAAAATTTAAGTGAAAACTTTATATGTTTAATAGATACACTGCATGAAAAATATGCTTACAATCATAGCATGGGTGAAGTATTAGTTCAAATCTAACCTTTCTATGACAGCAATGCTCTGGTCAGCTCAGCTCAGGTAATCTTGTGACTGTAGATCTGAGTAATTACCAACAATACACTGAAAGTGACCATGAAattcttttactttaactccaacTTCCCTAAGATCAAAGTCTGAATAGTGTTATGGCAcctgagacacacaaacacacacctttcCACAATCACTCACTTGCCTCAGTTAATGTCTTACCTTGGTTGCTCCCTCCCAAGAATTTTTATGacagaaaattacattttcaaaatataaaaaaataaaaataaaacatgaaatgttAATGTTAACTGTTATGTTgcctaaatgaaaaaaaaaggagaaaaaaaatagatatGATTTGCTCTGGGAGTGATTTCAGTTGTCATCCAATCATTTACTTTAATACTTGACATGCAAATTAATATCTTAGCTCAGAGGCCACATGATAAagtttgcaatggcaaaatatgcTTAacatttgttatctttacaaagGATCCGAATGTTTGTCTGACAGTCCAAAGCatccaaaaaacataattttttcaaacaaaatctgcatttttctttattaacaattgcaatatgaaagcattggttttctctttctttcaaaACAAGAATTGTGACAAACGTCTGACATTACAGTGTTTTCCTAAAAGATATGATATGTGTACATATCATTAGAGATCAGATACAGAGATTTCGAACACAACATACTACTCCACTGCAGAGTTTAAAAGATTAAAGTCACATCTGACATTTGTCTCTTAAGCACAGGTGATCATTAGTAATGATTATGTTGGAACGCAACAACAATATTTAGTTCAGGAATAACcattaaaaaaaggcaaaaataaatatCACACATGTAGCAAGATGAACCAGGTCAAGTAACGGTTATATTGCAcaaaatatcacactgacataacATATATAATTATCCACTCACtgtacactttattaggaacacctgtacaccttcttattcctgcaattatataatcaaccaatcgtgtgtcagaagtgcaatgcataaaatcatgcagatttctggtcaggagcttcagttaatgttcacatcaactatcagaatggggaaaatgttatctaagtgatttcgaccatggcatgagtggctcaatccaggtggcagaggacaagtctcagttgcctccacttctgagatgtcaatctgcacatcttatcacaggGTTCttcgtgcatgacaccgtggcgactcccagcatgtggagacacatgctactctctgcgatccaagcacaacttgccacgcgccccattgagagtgagaacaataaacgcgaccacgaggagttcactccatgtgactctatcctcaatagcaaccgggccaatttggttgtgtaaggagacctggctggagtcactcagcacacactggattcaaacttgtgactccatgggtggtagcagatgggctgatttgagtatttatgtaactgctgatctcctggaatttttacAGGATCTCTACAATTTAGtccgaatgatgccaaaaacaaaaaacatccagtgagcgacagttctatGGATAGAAACGCCTTCAAGATGATATAAGTCAACGAAGAATGGCGAGACTGGTTctagttgacagaaaggctacagcaactcagataactcaattgtagtgagcagaatagcatctgagaatgcacaacacgtcaaaccttaaggtggatgggctacaacagcagaagatcatggTGTTCCTAactaagtgctcagtgagtgcatatCGTAGATACTTTCCGTTTTTATCTTATCAAAAGAAATGCTATTGGTACACATCTCCGaacatgttattaaaaaaaaattattaatccaTGGCACTCTAATAAGGTAACAGTAACTGGGCGCTATTATACAATCCATGAAAATATGTGCCACAATTGATGTATCACTATCtactgtttttattaaattacttgTGGCTTGAAACCATTTGACTATGCCGATGATAGagattaaatatgttttttttaaaggcagaATGCTAAAATCATGGCAAAGTTAACATATGTGATATAAAACTAATTTCATAATATATCGTAGGCCATTTAGAATATTACAACACTGTAATGCTGTCTAAGAAGGATGGAATAGGTTGTCCTATTCAGGCTAAATTAtgtcatgttaaaggaatattccgggtttaatgcaagttaagctcaatcgacagcatttgtggcataatattgattacaacaaaaaagcaTTTCTACACAAcaggtccctccttttcttaaaagaaaaaagcaaaaacctggcttccagtgaggcacttacaatgccagtgaatgggggcaatctgtaaacattaaaatactcactgtttcaaaagtagagtTATATATGTCAATGTAAGTATAGTTGTGTatgtaaaattatagccaattttacaactttcttGCAATGATTATGTAAacccctaaaaccctaaaatgccTGTAaagattatgatttaaacaactttcttGTTATAGCTAAATGATACATaaggtttaacagaagaattaatgtaagtgcttttataaaattataagcttcacatttctgccttcaaattggccccattcacttccattgtaagaacctcactgtaatcttgatttttccttttttaaaagaaaaggagggatgaataatgcttttttttttttgtgcaacattatgccaagaatgctgtcaattgagctaaacttgtattgaacccgggatcatttttgtttttattgttgggcataacaatattttattgttGCAGTTCTTTGTCATATGAATATATTTCAATGTtgaatttgaaatacattttgttaacttttgttcaataaaatgtttaatacttTGTTGGGTAGCCACTTAATATCCAATGTAAAATTGGGGGCCTTTTGGACAGATCAGAGTGAAAAATTAATTCAAAGCTGCTCTCATACAGgatactgtatatgcaaatacatttacaaaaaaaaaactcctatCATGACTGGTTTGAATATTCTAACATGGTGCAGGCAATGGTATAAACACAACTAGCAGGCAGAGCAAACATCCACACCAATCAAACAACAGCCCTCTCTTTATGTGCCCATTTGATGGTTATAAATGAAAGGAGGGGATCATAAAAGTGTGTATTAACATTGCTCAGAAAATTACAGGACTAAATTACTGTGCTGTGATACACTATATAAAAGCACATGCAGTGAAGTGTAGGCAGCTTAAAGGCAGTAAAACACTGAGATGAGCCAATGATAATGCAAAGGAACTCTCGGCCAATCTATTACATAAAAGAAAACTGGACTGTTTGTGCTGGGCCGGGTTTATGGTTATAGCAGACTGATTATCATtgtaggggtgtgtgtgtttctgagacCTCCAATAAAGTGAGACAATAATTGTGTGAGGGTATATAGTGTTTTTTCCCcttgtatatattaatattataactgtTGTCCAGTTTTTCTCTGAGGATGGTAGTGTGAGTGTACACACATATACCAAAAAAATAGATTATCTTCATAGTAGCTTTTGATGATCAACTGCACATACAAAGATTGTTAATGAGCATGTGCATGCGATGTCCTGTGGTATTCTTCCTTCTTTTATAGGTGTGCTGCTCCACAAGGGTTATCGGAGGTTTGGCAGCCCATGTTGGAGTATTTGACCTGCACTCTGAACAGGGTCCCATCTGCACACATGCAAAGTTTATACCTCTCCAGACCCTCGTTGAAGTACAGGTCTCCCCCTAGAGAGGAGTTTGGTATACGTGAAGGACTGAACATCACCGAGCCATTCAGAATAAtgctgttttcctgtaaaaaaaagacaaaaaaataaacatcactttaaaaaaaatgttttttgttatttgaaataaaataaagaaatatgtttCATCCAACTTACGGCTTTCAGCTCAATGCCCCCACCCACGCTGAACTCCACAGTTTTGCCCATGATGTACACGCCCTCATTGCCACGAATAATGGCTTTGCCATCTCCTTTAATAGTGAGGTCAGAGGATGCATTGCTGGTGATCTGCAAAAGATGGCACTGAGTCACTATCCATATACACCCCTTTTAAATGTCTGATCAAAAGAAACCGACTAAGACTATCACATATCAAATATATCAAGACTGTAAGATTTGTTCTGACATTCGAGTCAACGTTGATGTCGACAGTTTAGCAAGAAGCAAGGTATTTATgcaatgtgatgtgatgtgattagGTAACATTACTGGTACCGATCTGGCATTGTAATAGCATACTAAATTGTTCAGATGTCTTCCTATATAACAGCGATTATATAACAGTTAGAACCCTTTACTGAACTAGTAGTCATCATTTGAGTCTGAACGAGACAAAACATCTTGTTCGTAAACAAACTTAATGATTCCGTCATCTGCTGACTGACTGAATGAGAGGAGGAGCTGCAAGTCCTTCTATCAGTTTGTCAATCTCGTTCAACGAGAAAAGGGGCTGGatgaaatgaataaaagtgagtgatgaccacacatttCAATTGCATATTTATGTTATTGAAACTCGTAATTGTTTTGTAGACTAGTATTGTTGTCTTGTTTTGTATAGCTTGAAAAAGTCATGCTCACCAGTTCAGAAtatgatagatatgctttgttgtaaTTTGGGGGGGAAACGCTTAGGCTGCAAGTCTCTAGTATGTTAGTTGatgcaaattttaataaaagattattaGACTTGTTCTGTTTGTGAATGACTGCTTTTGGTTCAATGTAAATACTAATTCCAAACGTAAAAGACGGTTATTTGGTGCCATATACAGGCGCAAAGGTGAAATTTGAGGAATGGTCAATGAATGAATCTGAACAAATTGTTTTGGCGAATGGATTCAAAAGACTCGAGTCACTGAGATGAATCAAAATCACCACAACTAGTTTGCCTAGCAGACCCGTGAGTTTGGGTGGAAACGCTCACCCTCTCAGTAGAAGCTTTCTTCACGTTGAGAACTTTGACCTCTTTGGGCAGGTGGAACTCATGGTTGTCAAAATCTGTGCTGAAGAAAGTTTTCTGGGTGCGGGGGTTAGTGAAAGAGATGCCCAAGTCGCTAACGATAGACGTCTTGTCTTCCTCTACGCTCAGCTTTGTGTTGCCTTGTTGGAACACCACCTGTAACTCGCACACAACAGTCAATCAAAACATATTTTCTCACAATCACACAGACTATAAAGATTTGACAATAACGTTCAACACATAGAGTCAGACACCAAGTTAACTGACTGGGTTATTGTTGCCTGTGATGATAAGGTCCTGGTCCTTCCTGCCGCCCACCGTGCTCTTGTGCAGCGGGTGGACCACTCCCATATCAGCTTTCTGTTTGAAACGTAGCAGCCCACTCTCATGAAACTCCATACTTTCGCAACCTCCAGGACCTATCCGTATCACCGTCCATATCACAAGGGTTATCTTTAAATGACAGAGGGAGAGAACTTATGTATTTACAATGCACAATGATTATGCTTAGCTACAGGTTGTAAAATCTATAGTGAGAACACCGATGAAAATTCTTCTcttttacacattttttattgaatacaaaattttacattagaaataatattagcataaaatgaaattatttctGTCTCAATGAATTTCAGTATTTGCTTTGTCCCCCTTTTGATTTAGTGACAGAATTCACTCATGTTGACATGAAGTTAAAAAACCTGATGACATATagcatgttatcccagcatgatttgagaacgtTCCAAGGAGCATCTTGTGTGCATAAATGGAAGCAATGAAATCTGACCTTCAGTACGAAGGAGTTAATaaggtcaatgtcacaaatttgcttatatttgattagtgacctgtTTTGCTAAACGAAATGCAAAACTTTCAGTTTATTTCCAAATTGATATGAAAAGAATCCCTGATACTCAGTCATCTCAGACATTTAGTTTCTGTGCTCAAGTGAACAGTAGAGATGTGTTAAACTCATTCTGTATAATGTCATAGTATATTCTACAGTATCATatattcacattcaaataaatatttttgagcaTGATATTCAAAcaaattttcatttaaactgctcaatgaggactttaagacatcACAGACATTatagcataattttctgttaGAGCGTaattttttgtaaagctgctttaaaacaatgtatgttgtgaaaagccctatacaaataaaaatgataacttgaaataaaaaaaaaaaaacaatcaataaactCACAATAAGGTTAATGAGAGCAAACAGAAAAAGTAGGATGACAATGCCGATGGCAATGATGCCCTTACGACCCCTCAGTCCTGTCTTGTGGAGCCTCTCCTCCTCAATAGGAACATATCCAGCCTTAAAATTACTGTTGTGCTCTTTATTTGCTGTCCTGCGCTCAATAGCTTTCTCCCTCATGGACTTCTTCACTGGCGCATTTGAGATTTCCTGAGGAAACAACGAAAAAGCAAGATTAGAATATTACAATTATTGCAGGACAGTGCATAATTGCTGCAAGAGGTCTGTCATTAGACGTACACCATCAAGAAACACCTTCAAAACATGCCACTACTCCCCTTTACTTCTATGGTTTTTAACCTGACATTTTTTAACCTTCTTTCAGTATTGAGTTGTGTGGTTGGGTTTAATGTCTAGTTATGCCAGAATGCATTATGTATTTCAGAGCCCCCATAAgtatttaagccacacttaatatatagtattattatattatgtaatactTACTACatacttaaaaaatataatataatattacactgcctgacaaaaaaaaaaatcactgtttggatttaaataagtagATACTTAACagcctatgattgaatcattatatgtttcagctggcaacaattatttaaaCTCTAACTATTGCAGTGtgcagcttctcatttcttaaacatccatgtcagaagatgtatcccgtggtcatggaaaagatgttactgtgtttcagaaggggcaaattattggcctgcgtcaagcaaagaaaacaactaaggagatagCCGAAATCACTGgcattgggttaagaactgtacAACGCATTAATAAAACCTGGAAAGATAGTCGTGAACCATCAGATTCGCAGATGAAAGGTGGTcggaaaaaatcttgaatgatcttgATTGGAGAGCACTAAAACGGTTAATGACGTCACATCgtaaaaatcgacagtagaactcacagctgtgtttaatagtgaaaaTAAGAGCAtatccacatgcacaatgcgatgagaatttacaggattgggactaaacatctgtgtggccacaagaaagcctcATGTTAGTGGGGCTAATCTGAAAAattacttcaatttgctagggagcataaagattggacgtTGGAGccatggaaaaaggtaatgtggtctgatgagtccagatttaccctataccAAAGCGATGGgcatgtcagggtaagaagggaagcacatgaaaggatgcacctgtcatgcatagtgcccaatgtacaagcctctggaggcagtgttatgatctggggttgcttcaattggtcaaatTGGTCACAGTTGCTTCATTATGTGGCAAAAAAATGActtcagctgactacctgaatgtactgaatgaacaGGTTATCCaatcaatagattttttttcttccctgacggcacaaGCATATTCCAGGACGTTAACGCCAAGATTCATCTGGCTCAAATTGTGAGAGCGGTTCAGGGAGTATGAGGAATACTTTCACTcttgaattggccaccacagagtcctgaccttaaccccattgaaagtctttgggatgtgctggaaaaGACTTTACGGAGCGGTTCGactctcctgtcatcaatacaagatcttggccaaaaattaatgcaactctgcaTGGAAATAAaggttgtgacattgcataagtttgtcgaaacaatgccgCAACAAATGTgcaccgtaatcaaagctaaaggagCTTCGATTTACttcactgtaatatatatatatatattttttttttttcagtgtatctgCTTTTGGGGAGAATTTTGTATATTTAATTTGGGATTatagttacatttattcatttagcagacatttaTCCAAAGTGAGGATATAGAGCTCAACCTACCACTGTCACAACCTACTGATTTCAAATTCATGTCACTTCTGAGGTTTCATATAGTAATAACTATATTTAAGTAACACAAATATATTTAAGGTTATTGAGAGGCATATGTTTCTGTCACACATCAGTCTACCACAACAATTTATCACCATTTCCACAGGGTTTCCACAACCAAATAAATCTTCTTGGAATTAATCTGCTAAATAAAAAGACAGTGTTGCTGTTTCAGGAATGTATGTGAGTGGGACAAGAGTCCTTCTGTCTGCATGCATGCCTAAAAATAAACGACACGCAAACTCCTTCCTGAGCAATGAGAACATACGTATTAGCGCAGAAAatacgttttattttatttgaaatactaAAGTATCGACATTTAGTCTTTTTAACCAACAGTAAATATACAGGCAAACGAAAACCTGCAATAatgagttattttttttttccataaacgCACTGGACACAAATCGCGCATCCATATTTATCTATCGCATTCACAGGCATACCATAGATTTACGCCAAGATAAGAATGGTTTAAAAGGAATGCAGAGTACGAAATATTTACAAAACAGACCTGCTCCGACGCCATGTTGCCCTCCCTCTCCAAAATCACAGTACGGCCTTTGACAGCTTCACACAGCCTGAGGAGCGAACCACTGCGGGAAAACCGTTATCCCAACAATAATCATAAACAACGAAACCTTCATTTAGATTATACagtttaaacataaatataatgaaCATTTTGGTTTTCTAAAGGATATGGGCCACTGTTTAAGAAGAAGGTGAGTTACTTACAGAGGGCACGGATTTGTTGGATGGTTTGTTCCTTTAAAGAGTCGGTTGTGACTGTAtaggatgggcgataccacttattctATTTTCGACCTgcaccaagtacttttaggccagtaccGCCAACACAGAAACCCAATTCTATTAATTCTTTGGAAaaaattagtaacttaaattattacttacatttttatatgtatgtatagGCCTAAACAGAAAACTATTAGGCTGCTTTGATTACCCTTAAAAAATAGTTAGGATAAGCAATAAAACTTCAAAATGAACCATATTATCATATGGATACTATAACTAAATCCAAGTAATCATatagatactacagtaatgctgtagtaaagcaaaggttaattgtatcaaaaccttgatTACTGCCaaaacaaagaagaagaagaaaacatggttactacagttgtGATTAATAACTATTACTACAGTAAACATCCATGGTAAATTTTCATaaggatataatttattaaagaggattacagatcattatcaatgttttaacacctcttAATTTAAATAAACCGGTAAAAATTGTCACAAAAATCCATTATAATACAAATCACATCTATTTGTCATTtcttagtgtgaataactccagatgtgGTTTTTCTGTCATTAATTCAGGGAATCTCTGCTCCCTCTCTGAACGAGCACTATGACTGAAAGTGTGAACACTgtctgtctgctggtgtatttcagcatttctgcgtgtcaagatgagcggaagaaaaaatgGTTCCGGTGTCACGCAACAATTggctaatataattatttatttttccactttgaagcttatgatgcattaatattcatgttatctaaataataatataattacttaaaacaaatttgattgaatcaatattttatgcgataatcgatattcttgatacagtatcggaagtattgatacttcagtatcgatccgcccatccgtACTGACTCGCCATATTCACCATATATGCCAGAAAAGCTAGTGCGGAGCCATCCTGAAAATATTGTCTCGGAACTTCCGTTCTAGCCGTTGCTATATAGAAATATATTGTGTTTATGTCAAAGTGatatacttcattgtgtgtgcacgcatgtttggattgctttaacccctctttgtaagtcccgccttctcgcacaacaattggtcgattataagaggctcgCAGCAACTATTGGcgaaattcctgcctgtcaatctctccttcctccggcggatggccacggctgctccgttgggatggacggcagtggcgaggcaCTGCAGTCGGCccggcccggccctgccctccgccatGTCACATTCTTGCTTACTATTTTAAGAATACTTAcgtactgtttttggcatactatatagtagggaagtatggatattcggacgGCAACGCCTGATGCAGTTGATTTATGAATTTATGTCgtcttaaaatgtaaatataacaaaattaagTGATATATCACATGTCATATTATTAAACCAAAGATATAAATGGTTAAATTAATAATTtctctgttctgttttctccagtTAGCTCATAAGCTATCTGGTTAGTCTATTAGCATAATTTCTCCATTTTAATCATGTTTCTTGTCACGGTCGCCACCAAGTGATATGGCGGTATGATTGTATCCTATAGAAccagagccggattatccataagggcacttgggccagtgcccagcggcaccaaccattcacaaccactagggggcaccacatgacacaagctttaaaaatatttttcgtaaattgttatattattaaattgaaattcttgaaagaccatacatgacttgtttatgaacactaatttaacaaaaataataataataataataaattataaataaatgaagattacatgaccactatcactcccctccccaatctgtcacagttgagttggtccacaacaattacgcagcaaatgtgtcattttttaacggctactacagaaaatgaatcaaaatccaaaatggacagacggcaattgagtggtttcagcaaaagaagattaaagaaagagaaggatgctagacgcttagctacaataaaaaatgttccagggatcgacaaattttttgttaaatcactagttttttgggagaacacggaattgcagacaccagcagcactaagtctgacaccgctggcgctgctagcggggagacgcagcagctgctaatgttagtcagggcgtcggcgatgaccgccaggctgaatgaggatattctccttgtccttggggagacaggagcgaggaagactcgggtgaggaagaggacattaatgaagataaatattaggggtgggacggtacatgtaagttattcagtattgaaccgaaacggtacgggcgCCACGCctcggtgcacgaatttacacggagaatacacggtataaaaaataaataaaactaaatagcgtatacatatcgctctatttcgcgataatgaacagtctgatcaagattgcaatgctggagtgtgtgtgtgtttgtgtgtgcgcgcgcgtgatctaaccttttttttgggggggggggccttttgaggtatagtgcccaggggcaccacactgtcttgatatGGCCCTGTATAGAACTATTAAGTTGCTATATTTTctatatataatattacaaactGTTTATGGGTAAGGATTGGTACAGTTGTTGCGTTGCGGCGGAACTCCAAATAAACACTACAAACACAGTGTATGAATGTGACATCTAACTGTTGTAAGATCTCAGCATTTCACCAGTTCTTTGAAGGGGTAACTTAACTTGTATTAGTGTTGCAGGACATAGAGCTTTCTCAAATATTGGGAGACTTAAGGCAATTACACACTAGGGAAAGTTCAGACCAAGCGTTTGACTCATTGGGAATGCAAAATGAATCTCTGTTTAAGGAATCAGTTGAGTTAATGATTgaatgactcactcataacatAAAGGACTCTCgtttattgccacctactggtgtgAATATGCAATCTCCAAAAATGGTCAGTGAATGAATCTGAGgatgaaatcacaataaaatcTCCACCATTATTCAGAAAGCCATGAACACAGAGAAGTGGAGTGATGAAAAATAGTAACTGACCCATAGAATCTACAATAAACATTCATGTAATAGCCAAGGAATACAGATACGTCTTCAGGCATGATTTAAAAACAGGAAGGGAAGGGGCAGACCTAACGTCCCGAGGTATACTCTTCCGTAATCTAGGGCCAGCAACAGAAAAAGCATGATCCCCTTTAAAATACCTTGCGAGTGTGAGGTATTTGCAGAAGTAATTTGTCAGTGGATCTGAGGGTCTAGGGGATTGTTGATAGCTCAGAAGTTCTGACAGATAAGAAGGGGCCACACGATACAGAAATGAGTGATTTATACCCATATCCAGTGCATTGGAATAGTCAAGTCTAGATGAGATCCTAGGtactaaacccagaatattcctttgaatAATCTAAGGTTCAAATGCTTGTAAAGTTCTATGTAGCTTGTTGTCTTCCCCTTCTCAAAGCTTACTGTTTCTCATGTACAGATTGATCAGGAGCCGTTCACCTAGTCCTCTTTTCTAACGGAGTCACTCCAATAGCCCTGTTAGGGGCGAGTCTCCTACACGCGCCCAGCTCACCAGCTCCTCCCGGCATGCCCGCTTGGTCTCCCGTTTCTCAGACCTATATGCCACAGTGAGGCTGGAATCCCAGAGTCTCATTCGCAAGTACATAGATGACTTGGAAACAGTCCAGAAGATCATTTTTATTGCTGTTGTGGTAAGAATACTTACAGCAGAATACTGCTGTCGTACTTAAGAATACTGATAAGAATCTGGTTATACATTATGAGCCCTGTGACAGGAAGAATGCTATGAGCCTTCTTTATAACCTcataaaacatactaaacaacaTATTTCATAGGAATACTTTTTGAAGTAACCTGAACCAAGATCAGACAACACAATATATCTTCTGATTAAAATGTAAAGAGTTAAATTATTGTTGCCATATCAAAATATTGCCTTTCTTAAATGTCAAATGATGAATTACACTTTTGATGTTATATTTGTTGTACTATCTAATCAGCAATGAATATCTTGGATTGTaactagtttttttgttttgtccaaTAGGATTCATTCCAGGCTGCTAAACTGGCCTATCGGCAATTTAAAATACGTGTGAGAAAGACACTTTCCTCCACTCACATTGATCCTGAGAGCCTGGAGGATGCAGTGGTGGATTACATAGTGAGAAATCTGGACCTGTATGATGTTCAGACCAGTGTTAATGTATGTATGACACCTCCACTGCAGCAAACACTGCAACCT
This window encodes:
- the LOC127622345 gene encoding beta-sarcoglycan-like, which produces MASEQEISNAPVKKSMREKAIERRTANKEHNSNFKAGYVPIEEERLHKTGLRGRKGIIAIGIVILLFLFALINLIITLVIWTVIRIGPGGCESMEFHESGLLRFKQKADMGVVHPLHKSTVGGRKDQDLIITGNNNPVVFQQGNTKLSVEEDKTSIVSDLGISFTNPRTQKTFFSTDFDNHEFHLPKEVKVLNVKKASTERITSNASSDLTIKGDGKAIIRGNEGVYIMGKTVEFSVGGGIELKAENSIILNGSVMFSPSRIPNSSLGGDLYFNEGLERYKLCMCADGTLFRVQVKYSNMGCQTSDNPCGAAHL